One part of the Lotus japonicus ecotype B-129 chromosome 2, LjGifu_v1.2 genome encodes these proteins:
- the LOC130740557 gene encoding scarecrow-like protein 34 yields MDPTFSGASDDPNGYQFCEEGNIFVTDPNPYAAYWDVFHQHGNLLDVDPLGFAANTSSVEEGSVEEGSVTSMSMNSVTDPSLEDTDFSKTTEFISQILMEENLEQGPFYDSLDLQLTEKSFHDALIDNNSSLPPNQHPLNVQSSFGETTSSDSDNSNLHYNSCELNPPRRDTPVAVIGDHAFQLNSHGLLDLDASVTKPLAQNIFSDADLVSQFRRGLEEATKFLLPPESRIETGLESRGESSNIVEDNSSGLKGSRKNRGREESDSNEEGRSTKQSAVGVVDEDDLSDMFERVLINMEQLPLGNEHDSIESGLAKEKQQGEKPPSSDGRKAHPKKQGRKKETVDVRALLLLCAQAIHANDNRAANELLKQIRQHSSPFGDGSQRLAHYFANGLEARLIGDGAAAQQFFNAPTFKTTFGADFFKGYQVYLASNPFKKFAHFYVNKMIKKAAAKAETLHVIDFGIFFGFQWPLLIKFLSEREGGPPKLRITGIEYPLPGFRPTQRIEETGRRLANYCKRFNVPFEYTAIASRNWETIRVEDLKIKSNEFVAVNCMMRFKNLLDETTEMNSPRDVVLHLIRSINPDIFAQSIVNGSFNAPFFVTRFREALFYYSTVYDIFDSVIPQEHPWRMMIEWEIVGRISLNVIACEGLERFERPETYKQWQVRNKRAGFKQLPLNQKLMAKFRSKLRKWHNDDFVIDEDNNWMLQCWKGRIICGSTIWVPA; encoded by the coding sequence ATGGATCCAACCTTTTCTGGGGCTAGCGATGACCCAAACGGATACCAGTTTTGTGAAGAAGGGAACATATTTGTCACGGATCCAAATCCATATGCAGCATACTGGGATGTGTTTCATCAACATGGGAACCTCTTAGATGTTGACCCCCTTGGTTTTGCAGCAAATACGAGCTCTGTAGAAGAAGGTTCTGTAGAAGAAGGTTCTGTGACATCCATGTCCATGAACTCGGTGACAGATCCTTCTCTGGAAGACACTGACTTCTCAAAAACCACCGAGTTCATAAGCCAAATCCTGATGGAAGAGAACCTTGAACAGGGTCCATTTTATGACTCCCTGGACCTGCAACTCACAGAGAAATCATTCCATGATGCTCTCATAGACAACAACTCATCTCTTCCGCCCAATCAACACCCCTTAAATGTTCAAAGCTCATTCGGTGAAACCACTAGCAGTGACAGTGACAACAGCAATTTACACTATAATTCTTGTGAGTTGAACCCCCCTCGTCGGGATACCCCTGTTGCTGTAATTGGTGATCATGCTTTTCAGCTTAATTCTCATGGCCTGCTAGATTTGGATGCTTCTGTTACCAAACCGTTGGCACAAAATATTTTCAGCGATGCAGATTTAGTCTCCCAATTCAGGAGAGGGTTAGAAGAAGCTACcaagtttcttcttcctccagaATCCCGGATTGAGACCGGTCTAGAGTCAAGGGGAGAATCATCCAATATAGTTGAGGATAATTCTTCTGGGTTAAAGGGCAGTAGAAAGAATCGTGGGCGTGAAGAAAGTGATTCTAATGAAGAAGGGAGAAGTACCAAGCAATCAGCAGTTGGTGTTGTTGATGAGGATGACTTATCTGATATGTTTGAACGAGTGCTGATTAATATGGAACAATTACCACTTGGTAACGAACACGATTCCATAGAGAGTGGCTTGGCAAAAGAGAAACAGCAAGGTGAAAAGCCACCTTCATCTGATGGAAGGAAGGCTCATCCAAAGAAACAAGGCAGGAAGAAGGAAACGGTGGACGTGAGGGCTCTTCTGCTTCTTTGTGCACAAGCTATTCATGCCAATGATAACAGGGCTGCTAATGAACTTCTAAAGCAGATAAGACAGCACTCTTCTCCCTTTGGTGATGGGTCACAAAGATTGGCTCATTACTTTGCCAATGGCCTTGAGGCACGGTTGATTGGGGATGGTGCCGCTGCACAGCAATTTTTTAACGCTCCTACCTTCAAGACAACCTTTGGTGCTGATTTTTTCAAAGGTTACCAAGTTTATCTAGCTTCTAACCCATTCAAAAAGTTTGCACATTTCTATGTTAACAAAATGATTAAGAAAGCAGCTGCAAAAGCTGAAACCCTTCATGTTATTGATTTTGGTATCTTCTTTGGCTTCCAATGGCCATTACTCATCAAGTTTTTGTCAGAAAGAGAAGGTGGACCTCCCAagctgaggatcacagggatAGAATACCCTTTACCTGGCTTTCGTCCCACACAAAGAATTGAGGAGACTGGTCGTCGTTTGGCTAACTATTGCAAGCGTTTCAATGTTCCCTTTGAGTACACTGCTATAGCATCACGGAACTGGGAAACCATTCGAGTTGAAGACCTTAAAATTAAGAGTAACGAGTTTGTTGCTGTCAATTGCATGATGAGGTTCAAAAATTTGCTAGATGAGACTACTGAAATGAACAGTCCAAGAGATGTTGTTCTGCATTTGATCAGGAGTATAAATCCGGATATTTTTGCTCAGTCCATCGTTAATGGATCTTTCAATGCCCCTTTCTTTGTCACACGGTTTAGGGAGGCCTTGTTCTATTATTCTACTGTTTATGATATTTTTGACAGTGTCATACCCCAGGAACACCCatggaggatgatgattgagtGGGAGATCGTGGGTCGGATCTCTCTGAATGTGATAGCATGTGAAGGTTTGGAGAGGTTTGAGAGACCTGAGACATATAAACAATGGCAGGTTAGGAACAAAAGGGCTGGTTTCAAGCAGCTTCCTCTGAACCAGAAGTTAATGGCCAAATTTAGGTCAAAGTTAAGGAAATGGCACAATGATGATTTTGTCATTGATGAAGACAACAATTGGATGCTTCAATGTTGGAAAGGACGCATTATCTGTGGTTCTACTATTTGGGTGCCTGCATAA
- the LOC130740558 gene encoding scarecrow-like protein 34: protein MDSTFSGANDFTNGYQFSEEGNIFVMDPNPYAAYWDVFHQHGNLLDVDPLGFATNTSSVEGSMTSMSMNSVTDPSLEDTDFSETTKFISQILMEENLEQGPFYDSLSLQLTEKSFHDALIDNNNNNSSLSPNQHPLHVQSLNGETNSSNRNNFLPYNSCELNPPSLDTPVAVIVDHAFQLNSHGLQDLDSSVTKPLAQNIFSDADSESQFRRGLEEATEFLLPQEPQIVTGVESYGESSTMVHENSSGLKGSRKNRNREESDSKEEERSNKQSAVGVFDEDDLSDMFDRVLVNMFQLPLGNEYNSLQSGAAKETQQGEKPPSSDEWKAQPKKQGRKKETVDLRALLLLCAQAIHANDNRAANDFLKQIRQHSSPFGDASQRLAHYFANGLEARFVGHCAADAPTIKTTFGADFFKGYIVYLAANPFRKFAHFYVNKMIKKAAAKAETLHIIDFGIFYGFQWPLLIKFLSEREGGPPKLRITGIEYPLPGFRPTERLEQTGHHLANYCKRFNVPFEYNVIASKNWETIRVEDLKIRSNEFVALNCMMRFKNLLDETIEMNSPRDAVLHLIRRINPDIFAQSIINGSFNSPFFVTRFREALFYFSAIYDIFDSVIPQENQWRVMIEREMVGRTAMNVIACEGLARVERPETYKQWQVRNTRAGFKQLPLNQKLTAKFRTKLRKWNHDDFLIDEDNNWMLQSWKGRILSGSTIWVPA from the coding sequence atgGATTCAACCTTTTCTGGTGCTAACGATTTCACAAATGGATACCAGTTTTCTGAAGAAGGGAACATATTTGTCATGGATCCAAATCCATATGCAGCATACTGGGATGTGTTTCATCAACATGGGAACCTCTTAGATGTAGACCCTCTTGGTTTTGCAACAAATACGAGCTCTGTAGAAGGTTCTATGACATCCATGTCCATGAACTCGGTGACAGATCCTTCTCTGGAAGACACTGACTTCTCAGAAACCACTAAGTTCATAAGCCAAATCCTGATGGAAGAGAACCTTGAACAGGGACCCTTTTATGACTCCTTGAGCCTGCAACTCACAGAGAAATCATTTCATGATGCTCTCatagacaacaacaacaacaactcatCTCTTTCCCCCAATCAACATCCCTTACATGTTCAAAGCCTTAACGGTGAAACCAATAGCAGCAACAGAAACAATTTTTTACCCTACAATTCTTGTGAGTTGAATCCCCCTTCCCTAGATACCCCTGTTGCTGTTATTGTTGATCATGCTTTTCAGCTTAACTCTCATGGACTGCAAGATTTGGATTCTTCCGTTACCAAACCGTTGGCACAAAATATTTTCAGTGATGCGGATTCTGAATCCCAATTCAGGAGAGGGTTAGAGGAAGCTACCgagtttcttcttcctcaggAACCCCAGATTGTGACTGGTGTAGAGTCATATGGTGAATCATCTACTATGGTTCACGAGAATTCTTCTGGGTTAAAGGGTAGTAGAAAGAATCGTAATCGTGAAGAAAGTGATTCaaaggaagaagagagaagcaACAAGCAATCTGCAGTTGGTGTTTTTGATGAGGATGACTTATCTGATATGTTTGATCGTGTGCTGGTTAATATGTTCCAATTGCCACTTGGTAATGAATACAATTCCCTACAGAGTGGCGCAGCGAAAGAGACGCAGCAAGGTGAAAAACCACCTTCATCTGATGAATGGAAGGCTCAACCAAAGAAACAAGGCAGGAAGAAGGAAACGGTGGATTTGAGGGCTCTCCTGCTTCTGTGTGCACAAGCTATTCATGCCAATGATAACAGGGCTGCTAATGATTTTCTAAAGCAGATAAGACAGCACTCTTCTCCCTTTGGGGATGCATCCCAAAGATTGGCTCATTACTTTGCCAATGGCCTTGAGGCACGCTTTGTTGGGCATTGTGCCGCTGACGCTCCTACCATCAAGACGACCTTTGGTGCTGATTTTTTCAAAGGTTACATAGTTTATCTAGCTGCTAACCCATTCAGAAAGTTTGCACATTTCTATGTTAACAAAATGATTAAGAAAGCAGCTGCAAAAGCTGAAACCCTTCATATTATTGATTTTGGTATCTTCTATGGCTTCCAGTGGCCATTACTCATCAAGTTTTTATCAGAGAGAGAGGGTGGACCTCCCAAACTGAGGATCACAGGGATAGAATACCCTTTACCTGGCTTTCGTCCCACTGAAAGACTTGAGCAAACTGGTCACCATCTGGCCAACTATTGCAAGCGTTTCAATGTTCCTTTTGAGTACAACGTCATAGCATCAAAGAACTGGGAAACCATTCGAGTTGAAGACCTAAAAATTAGGAGCAACGAGTTTGTTGCCCTGAACTGTATGATGAGGTTCAAGAATTTACTGGATGAGACTATTGAAATGAACAGTCCTAGAGATGCTGTTCTGCATTTGATCAGGAGGATAAATCCGGATATTTTTGCTCAGTCCATCATAAATGGATCTTTCAATTCCCCTTTCTTTGTCACACGGTTTAGGGAAGCCTTGTTCTATTTTTCTGctatttatgatatttttgaTAGTGTCATACCCCAGGAAAACCAATGGAGGGTGATGATTGAGAGGGAGATGGTGGGTCGGACTGCGATGAATGTGATAGCATGTGAAGGTTTGGCGAGGGTTGAGAGGCCTGAGACATATAAACAGTGGCAGGTTAGGAACACAAGGGCTGGTTTCAAGCAGCTTCCTCTGAACCAGAAGTTAACGGCCAAATTTAGGACAAAGTTAAGGAAATGGAACCATGATGATTTTCTCATTGATGAAGACAACAATTGGATGCTTCAAAGTTGGAAAGGACGCATTTTGTCTGGTTCTACTATTTGGGTGCCTGCATAA
- the LOC130740560 gene encoding pentatricopeptide repeat-containing protein At5g39710-like isoform X1, with the protein MTMTKIKIMKLLSHHHRVSFKTFRHVLRYGNVNTYSVMIPSPEKKVGQPKPTTENQNSVSLNAAVQDLCRKSRMSEAMVMFEKINRTGLAPDKRTYMALFHMFCRQFLYEQAYKLLTEMVVRGFSPSVSSFNKLIRRYCSEGTLEELEEALWILRGMPEMGLSPDAVSYATVISGFCRIRKPMKAYELKLEMVDKGILPKFGTYSQLIDYMYQHGRLSEAFDLFREMLRAGVWRHSPDKYYYLTGNYSKLMHAYCDKGEISKAFLVHDEMIHNGIFPDAHKYSKLIQKLCLYRRLSEALYFFREMLREGVWPRHQDNKFEEALGILRGMADMDLSPDVVSYGAIISGFCRNRELGRAFELKLEMKEKDIYGMDRAVYSSLMQGLSDEVTYTSLINAYCAKGEVDKARTLLLEMKVNGYLSDSDSELE; encoded by the exons ATGACTATGACTAAGATTAAGATTATGAAGCTCCTAAGTCATCATCATCGTGTTTCATTCAAAACCTTCCGCCACGTGCTCCGATACGGCAACGTCAACACTTACAGCGTCATGATCCCATCGCCGGAGAAGAAGGTGGGGCAACCGAAACCAACCACTGAGAACCAAAATTCAGTTTCGTTGAATGCGGCTGTTCAGGACTTGTGCCGGAAAAGTAGGATGTCAGAGGCTATGGTGATGTTTGAGAAGATCAATCGGACGGGTTTGGCCCCAGATAAGAGGACTTACATGGCTCTGTTTCACATGTTCTGCCGCCAGTTTCTCTATGAACAGGCTTATAAGCTTTTGACTGAAATGGTTGTTAGGGGGTTTTCACCCTCGGTTTCTTCATTCAACAAGCTTATTCGTAGGTATTGCTCTGAGGGGACACTTGAGGAGCTTGAGGAGGCTCTGTGGATTCTGAGGGGCATGCCTGAGATGGGCTTGTCCCCTGATGCTGTTAGTTATGCCACTGTTATATCCGGGTTTTGCCGAATCAGGAAGCCCATGAAGGCGTATGAATTGAAGCTGGAAATGGTTGACAAGGGCATCTTGCCTAAATTTGGCACATATTCGCAGCTTATAGACTACATGTACCAACATGGGAGACTGTCCGAAGCTTTTGATCTCTTCCGAGAGATGCTGCGCGCGGGTGTCTGGCGACACTCGCCAGATAAGTATTATTATTTAACTGGAAATTATTCTAAGTTGATGCATGCTTATTGTGATAAAGGTGAAATCAGTAAGGCTTTTCTTGTGCATGATGAAATGATACACAATGGTATTTTCCCTGATGCTCACAAGTATTCGAAGCTTATACAGAAGCTGTGCCTGTATCGGAGACTGTCGGAAGCTCTTTATTTCTTCCGAGAGATGCTGCGCGAGGGTGTATGGCCACGCCATCAAGATAATAA GTTTGAAGAGGCTCTGGGAATTTTGAGGGGCATGGCTGACATGGATTTGTCCCCTGATGTTGTAAGTTATGGCGCTATTATATCCGGGTTTTGCCGAAACCGGGAGCTGGGGAGGGCGTTTGAATTGAAGCTGGAGATGAAAGAGAAGGATATCTACGGGATGGATAGAGCCGTATATTCATCACTTATGCAAGGCTTGTCGGATGAGGTTACTTATACAAGTTTGATAAATGCTTATTGTGCAAAAGGTGAAGTGGACAAGGCTCGTACATTGTTGCTGGAAATGAAAGTCAATGGTTATTTGTCAGATTCTGATAGTGAACTGGAGTAA
- the LOC130740560 gene encoding pentatricopeptide repeat-containing protein At5g39710-like isoform X2 encodes MTMTKIKIMKLLSHHHRVSFKTFRHVLRYGNVNTYSVMIPSPEKKVGQPKPTTENQNSVSLNAAVQDLCRKSRMSEAMVMFEKINRTGLAPDKRTYMALFHMFCRQFLYEQAYKLLTEMVVRGFSPSVSSFNKLIRRYCSEGTLEELEEALWILRGMPEMGLSPDAVSYATVISGFCRIRKPMKAYELKLEMVDKGILPKFGTYSQLIDYMYQHGRLSEAFDLFREMLRAGVWRHSPDKYYYLTGNYSKLMHAYCDKGEISKAFLVHDEMIHNGIFPDAHKYSKLIQKLCLYRRLSEALYFFREMLREGVWPRHQDNKYKYVTESYFSLRNAYCAEGLKRLWEF; translated from the exons ATGACTATGACTAAGATTAAGATTATGAAGCTCCTAAGTCATCATCATCGTGTTTCATTCAAAACCTTCCGCCACGTGCTCCGATACGGCAACGTCAACACTTACAGCGTCATGATCCCATCGCCGGAGAAGAAGGTGGGGCAACCGAAACCAACCACTGAGAACCAAAATTCAGTTTCGTTGAATGCGGCTGTTCAGGACTTGTGCCGGAAAAGTAGGATGTCAGAGGCTATGGTGATGTTTGAGAAGATCAATCGGACGGGTTTGGCCCCAGATAAGAGGACTTACATGGCTCTGTTTCACATGTTCTGCCGCCAGTTTCTCTATGAACAGGCTTATAAGCTTTTGACTGAAATGGTTGTTAGGGGGTTTTCACCCTCGGTTTCTTCATTCAACAAGCTTATTCGTAGGTATTGCTCTGAGGGGACACTTGAGGAGCTTGAGGAGGCTCTGTGGATTCTGAGGGGCATGCCTGAGATGGGCTTGTCCCCTGATGCTGTTAGTTATGCCACTGTTATATCCGGGTTTTGCCGAATCAGGAAGCCCATGAAGGCGTATGAATTGAAGCTGGAAATGGTTGACAAGGGCATCTTGCCTAAATTTGGCACATATTCGCAGCTTATAGACTACATGTACCAACATGGGAGACTGTCCGAAGCTTTTGATCTCTTCCGAGAGATGCTGCGCGCGGGTGTCTGGCGACACTCGCCAGATAAGTATTATTATTTAACTGGAAATTATTCTAAGTTGATGCATGCTTATTGTGATAAAGGTGAAATCAGTAAGGCTTTTCTTGTGCATGATGAAATGATACACAATGGTATTTTCCCTGATGCTCACAAGTATTCGAAGCTTATACAGAAGCTGTGCCTGTATCGGAGACTGTCGGAAGCTCTTTATTTCTTCCGAGAGATGCTGCGCGAGGGTGTATGGCCACGCCATCAAGATAATAAGTATAAATATGTAACTGAAAGTTATTTTAGTTTGAGGAATGCTTATTGTGCTGAAG GTTTGAAGAGGCTCTGGGAATTTTGA